The following coding sequences are from one Nicotiana tomentosiformis chromosome 3, ASM39032v3, whole genome shotgun sequence window:
- the LOC138908134 gene encoding uncharacterized protein, whose protein sequence is MKVWELIKLIKQELDLYVGRLTAHRARAKILKEIIGDVHEEFKRLYNYRDMILQTNLGSKCVVKAEYQDFSNCIAVVEVENTFTWTWFLKCLSEDLSLEDNKNLTIKFDMQKGLINVVRDLLPECEHMMYVRHILTNWSKELRDLERRNTFWRCARAPSVAELNGQLVMLDSKLGNDICERLLHHRKETWCRAYFNCDRKCDIIDNNMCETFNSWILTERHKTLITIFEKIRIKLMIRISKMRKFCETWICDISLIAMKVYQDNLAKSMKCTPIWNGETGYEIEDPKYKHMASLVTMTCSCKFW, encoded by the exons ATGAAAGTTTGGGAGTTGATAAAATTAATAAAGCAAGAACTAGACCTCTATGTAGGGAGATTAACTGCCCATAGGGCTAGAGCTAAGATACTGAAAGAAATTATTGGTGATGTGCATGAAGAGTTCAAAAGACTTTATAACTATAGAGATATGATTTTGCAGACCAATCTTGGGAGTAAATGTGTGGTAAAAGCAGAATATCAAG ATTTTTCCAACTGTATAGCAGTTGTAGAGGTGGAGAACACCTTCACATGGACTTGGTTTCTGAAGTGTTTGAGTGAAGATCTGAGCTTAGAAGATAACAAAAACCTTACAATTAAGTTTGATATGCAGAAG GGTTTAATTAATGTTGTCAGGGATTTATTGCCTGAGTGTGAACACATGATGTATGTTAGACACATCCTGACAAACTGGTCAAAAGAGTTGAGAGACTTGGAGAGGAGAAATACTTTCTGGAGATGTGCAAGAGCTCCTAGTGTTGCAGAATTGAATGGCCAACTTGTTATGCTAGACAGCAAGCTTGGGAATGATATATGTGAAAGATTACTCCACCACAGAAAAGAAACCTGGTGCAGAGCTTATTTTAATTGTGATAGAAAGTGTGATATAATTGACAACAACATGTGTGAGACTTTCAATTCATGGATACTGACTGAGAGACACAAGACACTGATCACAATATTTGAGAAAATTAGAATTAAGCTGATGATTAGGATAAGTAAGATGAGGAAGTTCTGTGAGACTTGGATATGTGATATCTCCCTAATTGCAATGAAGGTGTACCAGGATAATTTGGCAAAGTCTATGAAGTGTACTCCAATATGGAATGGTGAAACAGGCTATGAGATTGAAGATCCCAAGTACAAGCATATGGCATCCTTAGTGACTATGACCTGTAGTTGCAAATTTTGGTAG